From one Mya arenaria isolate MELC-2E11 chromosome 4, ASM2691426v1 genomic stretch:
- the LOC128231234 gene encoding uncharacterized protein LOC128231234 isoform X2 → MKKAQPLTKKITRKMASESVEQQSVMNYYSTISRDESGAPTKWKMTSTMKVVEDATGKKSGSGSAKSSPAASRENSGERRPGRPRLSDSAKSQGNRRTPSRDSSETSSSRDSSLESKGKDKELKGDKTDFSKIAGLVNGDTDVVKKPKGKRGRRPKSLDLASKPLNCEDETFKSPHPLTPCNLVIKRRVGRPKETPPTLIAEPPVDVEIIDANEMDGSCLVLPKKRIGRPPKNYKRGILGKKKILDTSKKLDVGKYGLKHRTHKGFMRKKGLNSLSRMRPAVAFMEYQETEDMEVDTEQSQRSGNDASGIGMKRKAGRPPGSKNKPKIVLNTNQFSRRKSPGRPSKTLQRRSLSLAKKSPGRPPGSKNKPKSPIAATDTKPKSTEPEMSVFREMNKRKSMDEIKISKVNIDIDNGKACRNEVTQSTDSAESTDESSIDSDEKEKNVVKDKSFDESALSSGKDIISENDLVIDHKQEKQKEDAKEDPEAVIHDNLDESIESVVYKARHDLPIDDPPSLKFPFLKSSGIQSIAKRKKMKAIETKRRSEMLAANVQNVDAKTMTVLPPNDLRRKLQHKLLNKKLLEKAKQDEQIVSIESSGMQENTTDVSLTKVSSIVMQSIPDSGTAESIIAVSINEFGGKDEVKPDFKLETDLNSEIVDEKIKVVSSGSLDTSETAKCDTTEEKNIMDIEVRKPGRKRHISVESKDLIKHSDTESICSELSSISVSSTKRQLEKHILVLGEENMESDDSAIRTRQRFEIIPGKKRKRTLSGEFDLLDEKRLRKVKKLVDSGIAMDNLFQDNESNLNVKKQNIKKKVLPKTKDINSKAYPPGESFKERKFRLRRESPFLTFRKKRRKRKPLSPVGKKLHKESAKTEQKASPKRKHLKHLINKNDTDSSKGDVHRKSLFEQFDDVDLNPSWSATSTKADEVNRVINVEDVMKKSPQRETDLMARTITNNCTESDDHEIVKDVLKCIVTSVVKSREQSLMNLSPQLTKIYFNLNPELTPVKNTLSQPVNQSDNTYGVPETKPFDPKNVSIKSRLDSNKMTDSKSASIEMYTSHSSNEINRSDSIQTDSSKEMSGMSTQTPFEATVVGPVKGGLKKRRLFKKRKPMPLPIAQKQTETVVKKKVGRKKKILTTTLPESQTNVSEAKAVKMSRTARKGGNSRKAEKLEGKIPSTKQSPDGQVTRKFELRQKISRSPLDNIAMKQSLEENEYMKQEQEKASRKEAKLKSKQKALQQESMEYVASDVVNSDAETVIMDNDSDTETQATSTKETVGDQLKKCKKCSVVLIDFIKKLNISADVESSEAETSAFEESVDDDSQNDEPASTFENEVFEKPVCNAENQVYEQSCSNTESEVVEKSEEGKHIEELRLVDDNESNKDNASHKIDGIDAKCTAEDDNETKDITLDVGKVESKVEQVHDENGLIEQELKQVADCSSKTENEIYETVDANQKEDDSIEVKQDIKTAKDLPLNTEEDLPLITEKMSEKVIDIAKEKSEIKEIVEQQLDIEVGKHITDEPETEKKVENTLELKPSVVESMIKEYPPKSPMDFSEQLNWGLQTQQTARKTVPPLKIKVKDLSSRRKKYMVQPSPDSPVETESTVKPFKEKNEKKKKSKSGNKSESSDSEKHHHHHKKRTKSPEEKSNVNDETKDSPSKQDRGVNKRSPGKQSPNKKEENEVESPNKQSPKPTDAYEANFLQFIQRKDKDEKQSIPFVYDSSADRSKNGRSYHIKSPAQKSVENQSPDHPEVDTFPAVSSTESLTTVSNVPEQSSDESTKEEVRYVCSECNNVSYTCEEEIQKHYNDIHPSVEFMYKPLADDTTQERMDTSENPEHENPSVQLPVQNESHENADTVATTETAEDDDESGGLNFKIVDVVSLKDQEDLMMDTEPAPAVTQPDAVSFSKPPPPYSATHRVATNIPVASVELRVPNFPVSLTTQGMASVNPNAELYKQLLQPRLPLPQQNAAQLQQQAVAMFAVSQQQQLQLQQHQQRATPVMHLSTTSNQQPSFQQPSGVTPKTSASGKPFPVGAKVSNTFKCEKCNVHAPSLPAMVGHLRTAHKEISRLFECPYCKKLEAETEGKIIDHIRVNHPTDNPNPPVALSEPAKRNLNTVTVRLPEHFKLGDKNLLEKDIYLCLICKIHMPSLETIYDHLEQEHSEVFVFVCPFCKEFKSKTEQGVCVHILHVHRQSTADVNISIAIDGTRFSRVPCLIREKPKRDRSKQGQNQQQQHQQTNAATTTLKPNLPAQPPLSSQPPPPVQPPQYAIRQPIPLTAQQHLKNAIMRAQVSQAPVSFQNHFVNVLNQMPPRFIQHQGQLLQLGQLTSQQQQVMFGQALQQQASTAPTSQPLKIHTSIASMGIPGTTAVSNTNPSIVGALSSSAFVNPTVTGISTHSLSSQSIYLSTGSVTVSSNQHSVPAVSSNTSTATTAPVTKPSAQQQPRKKKNLLESINQLKAQKEKELLSPKSAASVTAPSHPSQLSKPTSGAPPPLMRAPPPLIRYDQLEKLGDATSALISKMSTTQSKSKGNIDAFNTTTMLNSIPKPINSKLFDTSDLDASQMNQHRPVLNVPQIPRPTMSTVQQASNFSTPTLDETPAAPPGALDLSKTSPSPSPIQTPSPKPSTSGVPQENVDMFEVFNIKPEALIPQHQRPLQVSVPNSQHFLQPVQILPQQVRQNTPNTLAYRQQAPQLITTSQVPQIINMPMGAVVGNMVISIPPGSQGAPRFVHMAPPTFSASASLMGAPTAVSVVNQSQAQAMVTNSLAATMPQLVNINQQMFRCPYCPRVVPLQFAQVQQHIEANHPGSSIMFLPLDTQNLPTIKAPLVTQSSK, encoded by the exons gggCTCCAACAAAGTGGAAAATGACCTCAACAATGAAAGTTGTTGAGGATGCAACCGGAAAGAAGAGTGGATCAGGATCTGCTAAGTCTTCCCCTGCAGCTTCTAGGGAGAACTCTGGCGAGCGTAGACCGGGCAGGCCACGACTCTCCGATAGTGCTAAATCTCAGGGAAACAGACGAACTCCTAGTAGAGACAGTTCAGAAACTTCTAGCTCCCGTGATTCTTCATTGGAAAGTAAAGGAAAAGATAAAGAGCTTAAAGGTGACAAAACTGATTTCAGTAAAATAGCAGGACTAGTGAATGGTGACACGGATGTTGTTAAAAAACCAAAAGGAAAAAGAGGTAGGCGACCAAAATCATTAGATTTGGCTTCAAAACCTTTGAACTGTGAGgatgaaacatttaaaagcCCTCACCCATTGACACCATGTAATTTGGTCATTAAAAGGCGAGTAGGAAGACCAAAAGAAACTCCTCCTACACTGATTGCAGAACCACCTGTTGATGTGGAAATTATTGATGCAAATGAAATGGATGGAAGTTGTCTTGTTCTTCCCAAGAAAAGGATTGGTCGTCCACCAAAGAATTATAAAAGAGGAATACTgggaaagaaaaaaatacttgataCTTCAAAAAAACTTGATGTTGGTAAATATGGACTTAAACACCGAACTCACAAAGGTTTTATGAGGAAAAAGGGACTGAACTCATTATCAAGAATGCGACCTGCAGTTGCGTTTATGGAATACCAAGAAACTGAGGACATGGAAGTAGACACCGAGCAATCACAGAGATCAGGAAATGATGCATCTGGTATAGGTATGAAAAGAAAAGCAGGCAGGCCGCCAGGTTCAAAGAATAAACCTAAAATAGTTCTTAATACCAATCAATTCTCAAGAAGAAAATCACCTGGTAGACCATCAAAAACTCTTCAGAGAAGATCTTTATCTCTTGCTAAAAAAAGTCCTGGAAGACCTCCAGGGTCAAAAAATAAACCTAAATCACCAATAGCAGCAACTGACACTAAACCAAAATCCACTGAACCAGAAATGAGTGTGTTTCGGGAAATGAATAAAAGAAAGTCAATggatgaaattaaaatatccaAAGTGAATATTGATATTGACAATGGGAAAGCATGTAGGAATGAAGTTACTCAAAGTACTGACTCTGCTGAAAGTACAGATGAAAGTTCTATTGACTCTgatgaaaaggaaaaaaatgttgtgaaaGATAAAAGTTTTGATGAAAGTGCACTTAGTTCAGGAAAGGAcattatttctgaaaatgatTTGGTAATTGATCATAAACAGGAGAAACAGAAGGAAGATGCAAAAGAAGACCCTGAAGCTGTTATACACGACAATCTTGATGAATCTATTGAATCAGTAGTGTACAAAGCTAGGCATGATTTACCGATTGATGACCCTCCATCCTTAAAGTTTCCCTTTTTAAAATCTAGTGGAATACAGTCAATTGCAAAAcggaaaaaaatgaaagctATTGAGACAAAACGAAGAAGTGAAATGCTTGCTGCAAATGTGCAAAATGTTGAtgcaaaaacaatgacagtatTGCCACCAAATGATTTGAGGAGAAAATTACAGCACAAACTTCTGAACAAAAAGTTGTTGGAGAAAGCAAAGCAAGATGAACAAATAGTGTCTATTGAAAGTTCTGGAATGCAAGAGAACACAACTGACGTCAGTCTGACAAAAGTAAGCTCTATTGTAATGCAATCAATTCCTGACTCTGGAACTGCTGAAAGTATAATTGCTGTGAGTATAAATGAGTTTGGTGGAAAAGATGAAGTCAAGCCTGATTTTAAGTTAGAAACTGATCTCAATTCAGAAATTGTTGATGAAAAGATAAAAGTGGTAAGTTCTGGTTCTTTAGATACTAGTGAAACAGCAAAGTGTGACACAACTGAAGAGAAAAACATTATGGATATTGAAGTTAGAAAGCCAGGTAGAAAAAGACATATCTCTGTTGAAAGTAAAGATTTGATAAAGCATAGTGATACAGAATCCATTTGTTCAGAACTCAGTTCTATTTCTGTCAGTTCGACAAAAAGGCAGCTTGAAAAACACATTCTTGTTTTGGGGGAAGAAAACATGGAAAGTGATGATAGCGCTATAAGGACAAGGCAAAGATTTGAGATCATCCCTGGCAAGAAAAGAAAGCGCACTTTGAGTGGGGAATTTGATTTATTGGATGAGAAGAGGCTTAGAAAAGTGAAGAAATTAGTTGATTCAGGTATTGCAATGGACAACTTATTTCAGGATAATGAGAGTAACTTGAAtgttaagaaacaaaacatcaagAAAAAGGTTTTACCAAAGACCAAGGACATAAATTCAAAAGCATACCCTCCAggtgaaagttttaaagaacgCAAATTTAGGTTACGCAGAGAATCgccatttttaacatttagaaaaaaacgtaGGAAGAGAAAACCACTGTCACCTGTAGGAAAGAAACTACACAAGGAATCCGcaaaaacagaacagaaagcAAGTCCAAAGCGTAAACATTTGAAGCACTTAATAAACAAGAATGACACTGATTCCTCAAAAGGGGATGTACATAGAAAGAGCCTCTTTGAACAGTTTGATGATGTTGATTTGAACCCTTCATGGTCAGCAACTAGTACAAAGGCTGATGAAGTCAATCGAGTCATAAATGTGGAAGACGTTATGAAGAAATCACCACAAAGGGAGACTGACTTAATGGCTAGAACAATTACAAATAACTGTACTGAGTCAGATGATCATGAAATAGTGAAGgatgttttgaaatgtattgtAACGAGTGTGGTCAAAAGCAGGGAACAATCTCTGATGAATTTGAGCCCCCAGTTGACGAAAATATACTTCAATTTAAATCCAGAACTCACCCCAGTGAAAAATACATTGTCACAACCTGTAAATCAGTCAGACAACACATACGGTGTACCagaaacaaaaccatttgatcCAAAGAATGTTTCTATTAAGAGCCGTCTTGACTCAAACAAAATGACAGATTCCAAAAGTGCCTCTATAGAAATGTATACTTCACACAGTAGCAATGAGATCAATAGATCAGACAGTATTCAAACAGACAGTAGTAAAGAAATGTCAGGAATGTCCACACAAACACCTTTCGAAGCGACAGTAGTAGGGCCAGTAAAAGGGGGATTGAAGAAGagaagattatttaaaaaaaggaaaccTATGCCACTGCCAATTGCTCAGAAACAAACAGAAACTGTTGTTAAAAAGAAAGTAGGTAGAAAGAAAAAGATTTTGACCACCACTTTACCCGAAAGTCAAACAAATGTATCAGAGGCAAAGGCAGTGAAAATGTCTCGAACAGCAAGGAAAGGCGGTAACTCACGAAAAGCTGAAAAACTGGAAGGTAAAATTCCTAGCACAAAACAATCACCTGATGGTCAAGTTACTAGGAAATTTGAGTTGCGACAAAAGATTTCAAGATCTCCGTTAGATAACATTGCTATGAAACAAAGTCTAGAAGAAAATGAATACATGAAACAAGAACAAGAGAAAGCGTCTAGGAAAGAAGCGAAGCTGAAATCAAAGCAGAAAGCCTTGCAGCAAGAATCTATGGAATATGTAGCTAGTGATGTTGTAAATAGTGATGCAGAAACAGTTATCATGGACAACGATTCTGATACAGAGACACAAGCAACTAGCACAAAAGAGACAGTTGGGGACCaattaaagaaatgcaaaaaatgTTCTGTTGTGTTAATTGACTTTATTAAGAAGCTAAACATATCAGCAGATGTTGAAAGCTCAGAAGCAGAAACAAGTGCCTTCGAGGAATCTGTTGATGATGATTCACAAAATGATGAACCAGCTAGTACTTTTGAAAATGAAGTTTTTGAAAAACCAGTCTGTAATGCTGAAAACCAAGTATATGAACAATCATGTAGTAATACTGAAAGTGAAGTTGTTGAAAAGTCAGAGGAGGGTAAACACATTGAAGAATTAAGATTGGTTGATGACAATGAAAGTAATAAAGATAATGCAAGTCATAAAATTGATGGTATTGATGCAAAATGTACAGCAGAAGATGATAATGAAACTAAAGACATAACTCTAGATGTTGGAAAAGTTGAAAGCAAAGTGGAACAGGTTCATGATGAGAATGGATTGATTGAACAAGAATTGAAACAAGTTGCAGACTGTTCAAgtaaaactgaaaatgaaatttatgaaACTGTTGATGCTAATCAAAAGGAAGATGACAGTATTGAAGTTAAACAGGATATAAAAACAGCCAAAGATTTACCCTTAAACACTGAAGAAGACTTACCtttaattacagaaaaaatgtctgaaaaggTGATTGATATTGCTAAAGAAAAGTCTGAAATCAAGGAAATTGTTGAACAGCAGTTAGATATTGAAGTAGGTAAACACATTACAGACGAACCTGAGACTGAGAAAAAGGTTGAAAATACTTTAGAACTTAAGCCTAGCGTTGTTGAATCAATGATAAAAGAATATCCTCCCAAATCACCAATGGATTTTTCAGAGCAATTAAATTGGGGTTTGCAAACACAACAGACAGCCAGAAAAACTGTTCCACCTTTGAAGATTAAAGTGAAAGATCTGTCCTCAAGAAGAAAGAAGTACATGGTCCAGCCATCACCTGATTCACCTGTTGAGACAGAATCCACTGTTAAACCGTTTAAGGAAAAAAATGAGAAGAAAAAGAAATCCAAGTCTGGAAACAAGTCGGAATCATCTGACTCAGAAAagcaccatcaccatcacaaGAAACGGACTAAATCTCCTGAAGAGAAGTCTAATGTGAATGATGAAACAAAGGATTCACCAAGTAAGCAAGATCGTGGTGTTAATAAAAGATCACCAGGTAAACAGTCACCGAATAAAAAGGAAGAAAACGAAGTGGAATCACCAAACAAACAATCTCCTAAACCAACTGATGCGTACGAAGCCAATTTCTTGCAGTTTATTCAGCGAAAAGACAAAGATGAAAAGCAAAGCATACCATTTGTTTACGACTCATCCGCTGATAGATCCAAAAATGGAAGATCGTACCATATTAAGAGTCCAGCCCAAAAAAGCGTTGAAAACCAGTCCCCAGATCATCCAGAAGTGGACACATTTCCAGCTGTCTCTTCCACTGAATCTCTCACAACTGTAAGCAATGTACCAGAACAAAGTTCAGATGAATCTACGAAAGAAGAAGTTAGGTATGTTTGCTCTGAATGCAACAATGTTTCCTACACCTGTGAGGAAGAGATCCAGAAACATTACAACGATATTCATCCAAGCGTGGAGTTCATGTATAAACCTCTAGCTGACGACACCACGCAAGAGCGCATGGACACCTCTGAGAACCCAGAGCATGAAAATCCCTCTGTTCAGCTACCAGTACAAAATGAAAG CCACGAAAATGCAGACACAGTTGCAACAACAGAAACCGCCGAAGATGATGATGAATCCGGAGGCCTCAACTTCAAGATCGTTGATGTAGTCAGCTTGAAGGACCAAGAAGACCTCATGATGGATACAGAGCCTGCACCAGCTGTTACTCAACCAGATGCTGTTTCATTCAGCAAGCCCCCACCCCCATACTCGGCAACTCATCGCGTGGCTACTAACATACCAGTTGCATCTGTCGAGCTCAGAGTTCCAAATTTCCCAGTGTCTTTGACAACCCAGGGCATGGCTAGCGTTAACCCCAATGCTGAACTATACAAGCAATTACTTCAACCACGGTTGCCATTGCCGCAACAAAATGCTGCTCAGCTGCAGCAACAAGCTGTTGCAATGTTTGCCGTTTCACAACAGCAGCAACTTCAACTGCAGCAGCATCAACAGAGAGCAACTCCTGTCATGCACCTAAGTACTACATCAAACCAGCAACCATCTTTTCAGCAACCATCTGGAGTAACTCCGAAGACAAGTGCATCTGGAAAGCCTTTCCCGGTTGGAGCCAAAGtttcaaatacattcaaatgtGAAAAGTGCAATGTCCATGCACCTTCGTTACCTGCAATGGTTGGCCACCTCCGGACAGCACATAAGGAAATTTCAAGACTGTTTGAGTGTCCTTATTGCAAGAAACTTGAAGCTGAAACAGAAGGTAAAATCATTGACCACATCCGAGTAAACCACCCAACTGATAATCCTAACCCACCAGTAGCTTTGTCGGAGCCGGCAAAGAGGAATTTGAATACAGTTACTGTGAGGCTACCTGAGCACTTTAAACTAGGAGACAAAAACTTGCTTGAGAAGGATATTTACTTGTGTTTAATTTGCAAAATTCACATGCCATCTCTGGAGACAATATATGACCATTTAGAGCAGGAACATTCAgaagtgtttgtgtttgtatgtcctttttgtaaagaattcaAATCAAAGACAGAGCAGGGTGTTTGTGTCCACATTCTTCATGTTCACAGACAGAGCACAGCCGATGTCAACATTTCTATTGCCATTGATGGAACAAGGTTCTCAAGAGTACCCTGCTTAATCAGAGAAAAACCAAAGCGCGATAGATCAAAGCAGGGACAGAACCAACAGCAACAACACCAGCAGACAAATGCTGCAACGACTACCCTGAAGCCAAATCTGCCAGCTCAGCCGCCACTGTCATCCCAGCCGCCCCCGCCAGTCCAGCCACCCCAATATGCCATCAGACAACCCATTCCTTTAACAGCTCAGCAACATCTTAAAAATGCCATAATGCGCGCACAGGTTTCGCAGGCACCAGTTTcgtttcaaaatcattttgtcaacGTTCTCAACCAGATGCCACCAAGGTTTATTCAACATCAGGGTCAGCTTTTGCAATTGGGTCAGCTGACCTCTCAGCAACAACAGGTCATGTTTGGACAGGCATTGCAACAACAGGCTTCAACTGCTCCAACAAGCCAGCCATTGAAGATTCACACAAGTATTGCTAGTATGGGAATACCTGGAACCACTGCGGTCTCAAATACGAATCCTTCTATTGTTGGTGCACTTTCAAGCAGTGCTTTTGTTAATCCAACAGTCACTGGGATATCAACACATAGTTTGTCTTCTCAGAGTATTTATCTGTCCACTGGAAGTGTGACGGTATCATCCAACCAACACAGCGTGCCAGCAGTCAGCAGTAACACTTCTACAGCAACAACAGCACCAGTCACTAAACCATCAGCACAACAACAGCCAAGGAAGAAGAAAAACCTGTTGGAGTCGATCAATCAGCTGAAAGCacaaaaagaaaaagagctTCTGTCTCCTAAATCTGCTGCATCAGTAACTGCACCATCCCACCCCTCACAGCTGTCAAAGCCGACATCTGGTGCTCCTCCTCCTTTGATGAGGGCTCCTCCACCTTTGATTCGCTATGATCAACTTGAGAAACTGGGAGATGCTACTTCTGCTTTGATTTCAAAAATGTCCACAACGCAGTCAAAAAGCAAGGGCAATATTGACGCATTTAATACAACAACTATGCTGAATAGCATACCAAAGCCAATCAACTCGAAACTTTTTGATACCTCAGATTTAGACGCATCCCAAATGAATCAGCATAGACCTGTACTGAATGTTCCACAAATCCCTCGACCAACTATGAGTACAGTTCAGCAAGCATCTAACTTTTCCACTCCAACATTGGATGAAACGCCTGCTGCACCACCAGGAGCATTGGACCTATCAAAAACTTCCCCAAGCCCATCGCCGATACAAACACCGTCTCCTAAGCCATCAACTTCAGGAGTGCCGCAAGAAAATGTAGACATGTTTgaagttttcaatataaaacctGAGGCTCTAATACCACAACATCAGAGACCACTGCAAGTATCTGTGCCCAACAGCCAGCACTTTCTTCAGCCAGTTCAGATACTTCCGCAACAGGTGCGACAAAACACTCCTAACACTCTAGCCTACCGACAACAAGCCCCTCAGCTGATAACTACCTCGCAAGTTCCACAGATAATCAACATGCCAATGGGGGCTGTGGTCGGAAACATGGTCATCAGTATTCCACCAGGCTCTCAAGGTGCTCCGAGATTTGTACATATGGCTCCACCAACCTTTTCAGCCTCAGCTAGTTTGATGGGAGCTCCAACGGCTGTTAGCGTCGTGAACCAAAGCCAGGCACAAGCAATGGTGACAAATTCATTGGCAGCCACGATGCCACAGCTAGTTAACATTAATCAGCAGATGTTTAGATGTCCGTATTGCCCAAGAGTTGTTCCTCTTCAGTTTGCACAAGTCCAGCAGCATATTGAAGCCAATCATCCAGGATCTTCAATCATGTTTCTACCTCTGGACACTCAAAACCTTCCAACGATAAAGGCTCCTCTTGTGACTCAATCGAGCAAATGA